Sequence from the Panicum virgatum strain AP13 chromosome 5N, P.virgatum_v5, whole genome shotgun sequence genome:
GCGTATAGCATATTGAATCCAGCATTTTTCCTCTAAAATGCCCATGGTATAGAAATTAAAGCAGCTATTAACTTTAAAGCATAAAGAAAGTATAGCTCTTGGATTGAAAAGGAGGGCCTTCAGGTGGTCAGGACTTGACAGCTAAAAATGCCAAAATGTGAAATTCTTCTAAGAGTTCTGGTTAGAGATTTGGTCTGTTTTATGGTTATTACAAGCAGTGTTATCCTAAACGCTGAACGGTAAACAGTCGGTCACCTGTCGTTTAGCCCATTATTTGGACCAAACGGGTGTTTAAACGGGTAAAACAGCCGTTCAAACGGTAAAAATAACCGACTGAATAGAAACATTATACCACTATGTAGTGTTTAAACGGTGTGTAAACGGGCTAAACGATGAACAGTGATTACAAGTGCTCATTTCACGACAGCTCTCTTAGAATTGTTCTGCAGGAGCAACCTCTTCAGTTTAGAAAGGCCATAGATTAAGTTAGTCTATACAAGGGTAGTAGCTTTCGTCCTACCTAATGATGTGTCAGCCATCAAGTTGAACAATCCTCTGTTAGTGAATCGCCAATTGCAACTTTGATAACAGCACTAAGGGCATGAACCAACAATCAATTAGCTGTTACTAGATGTGATCTCACTTCAGACAACTGCATAACATTTAGAACACGTATGTTTTACACTGAAGTCATTTTTGTTAAAGAAAAAAGGGAAACAACCCGATTTCAATTAGCGAAACCAGGACACCTGCTCATGAACTCAGTAATATCTTACTCAAACATAACCTGATGCTACATATAAATCTGGAAAATAAGCCAGAATCAGGTTAAAAGGAGCACACATGTCCGCACTGGACCAATCGTTCACAGCATTGCACAACAGATGCAAAGGTCCGatgggagatcgctatcgatcGAATGGGTGGGCTTACCATGGGATGTATTTGATGGCGAAGCCGTTATCCTCGACACGCGTCTTCACGAGGGAGTCGGGAACTCTCTTCCCGAGCTCCTTGAGGACCTCGGCGAGGGGCTTGCTGATGCCCTCAGTGGGGGCggcaacctcgccgccggcgaagttgtcctcctcctccgacggGACCTCCGGTTCCTGCAGCCGGCGGGACGCGCGGGCCTTCGCGGCGAAGGGGCGCGCGAGGCGAGGGgtgggcgcgcggcggaggaggaggcgggccagGGCACCGGGAGCCATCGCGGGGCGGACCGGCGGAAGGAATCTCGGGGAAAGCGAGGGAGGGGTTTGGGGGTTTTGCAAATGAGAGGCGCGTTTGCGGTTTGCTTTTGCTGATCGACCTAAATATATATGGACATATGGTCCAGTTCCATGTGCgtttgaaataattcaaaatatATATGGAGGAGGCCGTGAAGCAAGAGGATTTTTTTTGGGGGAATAAACAAGGTATCAATAAAATGAGCAAGATATTCCGGTCATGAATTTGATATTACATGGAATTTGGAAACTATATAATTTCTAATAAATCTTTTCACGGTGTAAAGTACAAACAAATACAGTCAAACCGACATCTAAAGCCATGACGCGATTTGTATAGAAATTGTATTAGCTCCGAAACTGCTAGGATGCCCGAGCATTTTATTATCTCTCCACTTTTTTTTTCCATacattggccgtgtttggttaggggACTTTTCgcccctttgaccactaattagaggtattagaTGAAGTCTAATTATGAAACAATATTTACatttatggtactgtagcatgtgctgtagctaataaagtctttgaccgcatgattagaggatgatttgggaatggttactgtagcatcactgtagccaattatgatggaatttggctcattagattcgtctcgaaaaattacacacatccatgaaaaggtttcgcaaataaacttcgtttagtactccatgcgtgcattcgtctttttgcgTAAAATTTTACCAAACACGTTCATTCGATCCCATCCCATTCTTTTAACTCCGGCAAGATCCATCCTCATATTCTCCATTTCTGGTAGATTTGGAATTGAGTATTTTAGAAATACCAACATCTCTATTTCCAAATACTTGTCACCTTTGACCACTTTATTTGTTCAAAACATATTTAGCACTTCACGTTTCTTGAAACATGATTTCATATTTCGCATTCCTCTATAAGGGTATTTTGGCCATTACAGACTTAAAAGGAGGTTGGTATAAAAGAAGCTACAGAGGAAAGCTGATCTAATCGTTCGTGATCGAGGCGGGGAACGCAACACTACTTATAATGGTAATAAGTAGCGAATAACAACTTAAAACAGAAGAAATCCACTTAGATAAGTCAGCTATAAGACGTTGGATCCAACTGCAATAATCTTTTGTAGGAAATTAAATATTCTTAAATTAAATAGCTTCATAACTTGTAGGATTTGTTAAAATTCTCCATTCGAAACATGACCTTAGCATGAGGAGGCTCGTCAAGATGTCCTCATATCACTACAAGAACATTGTAGTTTATAACCTGCTTTTGAATTTTTGAGATGATTGTTGATTGCTAATCACGCTTGCCTCGCGGTAACATGCTTTGAATTTTACTCACCGCCTATCTCTCCTAAGAAGCCATGGTGATTTATGAGATATGAGCACTAAAATTACCCAACGATTGGAAGAAAACTTAAAATATGGTCAACCACGCAACACACATGCCAGGCTGTCTCCAACAGCGTACCTAAAAGGTGACCCAAAGGTAAAATGGGTTGTGTACAGTGGTTTGGATACTAAAAACCATCCTCCAACGGAAGACGCAAAGCGCTACCCATTTTGCCTACGCAGACGGAGCGGGACGCAAAATTGAGTCTCTCCTCCGCGCGACGCAAACCGACCGCGTCTTCTCCAGGCGGGACCCGCGCGGCTGGCGGGGAGCTGCGGCGCGTCCAGGTTGGTCCGCAGGGCGCGGAGCCGCCGGTGCAGCAGCTCCGTGGCGAAGCGCGGAGAGGAGCCATCGGCGCAGTGGGTCTGCGGCGGAGCGCAGCCAGCCCGGCCAGGCGAGACCGCGGCGGGAGAGGCAAGACGAGCTCTCGGAGgtgagcagccgcggcggcggggagcagtCGCAACGGAGGGCAACGGTGGGGGTGAGGAGCAGCCGACGGCCGGGAGCAGTCGCGGCGGGGAGCAGGCGTGGCGGAgggcaggcgcggcggcggggagcagtCGCAGCGgagggcagcggtggcggcggggagcagCCGCGCGCGAGGAGCAGTCGCGGCTGGGAGcatccggcggcggagggcagcCGTGGTGGGGACCACGCAGCGGAGAAAGAAAGACGGCGGTGGGGAAGAAGATTGGGTCTGCTGTTGGAGAGGATAAGTTTTGGGTCCGTAACCCTTCCACTGTGCGCCACCTGAAACTATGAAATGGGTCTCTAATTTGAGTGGCATTGTTGGAGATAGCTTAGAGGGGGGAAATTCAAGCTAAGTTTCTATTTGGAAAAATAATATTGTAGTTTTGGATCTATAGAGACTTTGTCGCATCCTAATACATCTTAGTCTTAGTTGAAAACCTTTGTAATAAAACATTGTTCCCAAAAAAAACTTTGTAGTAAAACCAAATAGCCTTTTTTTACCTAAAACCAGAccgagcatctccaagagttcttgtaaatctatttggatttgtaaaaatagaaaattataGCAAAAAACCCAATGCAACAGTATTTATATACACCTCTCTTTTCTATTTGGTTTTGTATCTGTTCCCCTCCGCTGGCCATTTTTGCAATGCGGCACCGCTAGCCATCTCCCCCGTCGCGCATGCTCCTCCTTTCCCGCGgccgcttcctcctcccgcgcgcCTGGGACTGTCGACGCTACGCCTTGGGGGGCACCGCGGCCGCGGGGCGAGCACCGTCTCCACCCCATTCGCGTGCCGCGTGCTAGAGGCGGAGCCAAGCTTTGGTACGAAGGTGCTAGAGGCGGGGGCCGAGCTCGTGCGGCGGTGTTGGAGGTCCATTTGGTGGCGGAATCACTCGATCCGCCGGCGGGAGCGCTCAATTCGCCCCTCACCTTGTTCGCCGCCCATCTCCAAGAGCTTCTGCCCCCACCCGTCGGAGCGCCGGCGGCCCCTCCTCCATCCCATCAGCCCCGCCTCCATCCCGCTCCTCCAGCCCTGCTCCCGCCCGCACCCGGGAGGCTCCATCGGCgttgcggcggcgccgcgggtgCTGACGGCATCCTCGAGTGGGTTGTGCTGCGCGCCGCGCCCGTCGAactcctcgccgcgccgccgcacaggGGAAGGGGGATGGCCGGCGTGGGGAAGACGCCGCCGCTTGTGTGTCCGGCAAATCAATCCACTCCTCCGTCGCAGGGTTGCAGACGAAATAAACAGCGAGATCCGTCGTGCGGGCACGCATCCTCGCGTTTGCACAGGAGGAGCCCGTTGCAGGAGTCGATGATGCAGGCGTCCTggtggccggcgccggtgcccATCTCTCCATTGTTGGAGCGCAGTTGAGGGTGAGCAGAGCAGAGATAGCTAGAAAGTGAACGATGGGCACATTTTACCCAGTCTGTTAGACTAACTCATAGAATTAgataattttctatttttacaaagaagtataattttcaaatttagctaataaaataaaaaagttcttggagatgctctttaAAACTGGATTATTATTAGTCAAGTTGTCATTGTGCGCGTGCGACAATGGTTTCCACGCGCATCTTCCAAACATTTCCCCGTTTAGCTGAAGCCCACCAAATTTTCAGCAGTTCACCACCACCGGATTTTCAAATCGAATCGTTCGTCCTCCTTCCCTACCGCTAGGCCTGGGCATTTGGTtctaaccgaaccgatcggttcggttcttcggttctTGAAGATGTTCGGTTCCTCAAAAATAGGAACCGTTCTGTTCTTTTCAAGACTAGGAACCGAGAAATTTCGggttcggttctttcggttcggtTTCAGTTAAAACAGATGGAACCGAACTTTGTTGAGGACCCAGGAACGcgcaccgccgctcgccgtcggtgGCTTCCCTGCAGGGGACGGGCGCGCCACTACCGCCGCCTGGACTGCCGGGAAGGCGCAACGCCGTCACGACCCGCGCGCCGGCTGGCCGCATGCTCTGCTGGAGGCCGCTGGGGAGGGCGGGGCCGCGGCAGTGGTCAGGGAGGTGCCGCGGTGGCGGGCGGGGAGGGCGAGGCGGGATccggtcgtcgccgccgccgttgctgaAGCGCCGGCTAGCGAGAAGGAAGAGGCTCCGGCAGCCGtcgaggagaagaaagaagaggcggctcctgcagccgCCGCAGCGGAGACTGCACCCTGGGaaggtgccgcggcggcgggcggggagggcgaggcggaggccgcaggccggggacgaggaggggcaggcgggcagcggcggtggccggggagggcgagccggcgaggtggaggccCGGGACGGAGAGGGGACGCAGCGGAGGCCGAGAAGGGGCCTCGGTGGCGGTCTGGGAgggccctgcgcggcggcgccaggcaggcggcggccgtgggggtGGGTTGGGGGGAATGGGGGCTGTTGGGGCGGTGGTGGGGCTGctgggtagtggagctagggttTTGTTTGGGCCTTGGGCCATCTAATAGGTTTATGGGCTGAATGTGTGATGTgttcggttcttcggttaaCAGATTTTggaaccgaaaccgaaccgaGTATTTTCGGTTCCTGAGAATCAGGAACCGAAATTCTCAGTTTCAGTTCGGTTCGGCTCCGGTTCTCGGTTTTTTCGGTTCGGTCCTCGGTTTTCGGTTTTTCGTGCCTAGGGCGACCTACCGCCGCCTTCATCCCCGGTTCCCCGCTCCCCCCACTCCTATCGCCCCCCTCGGCTCCAGTTCAGAACCCTAGGAACGAAGCTTCCAGAACCCCGGGGAGGAGGCGAGAACCACTGCGAAGGCGGCGAGATGATTCTCCGCACGCCACCACAGCGGAAGCGCCGCGCGGACCCCGAAGCCGACGCCGATGCTGACCTCGTCGCTGTCAtgtccggcggcggctcgagcgcggccggccggagtcCAGTTTCCGACCGCCGCTTGGTTCTCTACGACCGCCCCACCGCCCTCGTGCCCGCGGGTGCCCCCGGGGACCCGTTCGACGACATGGTCTGCACGTACCACTGCCGCCAGATGGTGAGATCGCTTCGACCCTTGTACTGCCCTGGTTTAGCTCATTGAACCTGGGGAGCATTTCGTTGCAGCGTCTGCGGGCTGCCTTTTGCCGCCCTTATACTACCAAATATGTCATTAAAGTTGGTTTACATAATGATCTGGAAGGTGAAATCAGAGTTCATGGTGGCATTGGACACTGCAGAGAAGCAAGTTCAGGAGTATCAAACAAAAATTGATGCTTTGGAGGAGCAATTATCCAGGAGTGGTATGCTTTGGTTTACTGTGATTTTATCATTAGTTGTTTTCTTAAGCGTACTGGGTGAGCATGGTTAATTTCATTTAGCCGTTTCTCACCCCTGGGACATACGAACCAGGGAAAACTAATAGAGCAATAGTTGATGTTTCATTTTGTTATAAGCAACCTGGATTCAGATGTTAGCATTATTTTGTTACAAGCCACTGAATCTTATACTTACAAACGAAATCAACAAACTATAACTTAATGCTGTAGAGGATGAAAGGATGCAGTTCCTCGATAAGCTAAACTATGTGGAGCAAGAACTGGCAGCAACAAAAGGGCGGGAGAGTGCATTACAGGAACGGCTGCTAAAGGAGTTGGCTGACAATCAGGAGCGGTTTCGCAATCaagtaaagaaaataaatgaacTTGAGGtataaatcttcttacccttttGCGCATGATATGCATCTTTTCATTTATCGCACTGCTGTGTTTCTTGTAAGGAACTTCAGTGCAATATTGGTGCCCATGATTGGTTTTATATTTACCATTGCATCATATGTAGCATTGACATCACACTGAGTTGATGCAACCATCGTCATTTTCCTGTTCACTGGCGGTTGATTTCAGTCAGTGTTTTCTTCTCCTCCCTTCATTGGGTGGGGCGGGGGCATGGAAATGGGTGTTCTATTACGGAATGCCATGGTAGCAATCTATGACGAATCTATGAATCAGTGTTTATGACCACATTTGATCTACACTTCATGTCCTATCAtatctttattttttataaatggACATGAATAGTGGCACACTTCATGGTAATGTAGGTACAACTCAATAAAGAGACTGATTCTAGGATCAGCGCAGAATCATCAGCATCATCAGCAAAGGATTTGATAAAAGACTTGGAAGGGAATTTGCAGCGATTATCTGAAAGTTCAGAAAGGGAGAAGAAAACCCTTAAGAAGGAACTGTCATATACGAAAGAAGACCTAAGCTTATCTGCTTCCAAACTTAATGCTGAGGTTCATATTATTAGACTCTTTCAAATATCCAACTGTGGTTGCTTGTTGACTTATCTATTTTAAACCTTTGGGATAGCTTGAGAAAACAAGACTTAGGTCAGAAAACTACGAGGGTGAAGCAAAGTTGTTAAATGAGCAGTTGGTGGAGTTGAAAAAGCAACTTGATGAGGTCAGTATTGATCTGATTTACATGATTCTATTGTCTGTTGCATAATTGCATTTCTCGTTCTTGCCCCTTCTGAGAATGGGACCCTCACCATAATTTCCACACTTACCGACTCACATCTATTGGTTCTTCAATTTGGTTCCAGACactaatttttattttatatggTCTTGGTCAGTGTCTTCGTGAAAAGAATGATATGGAGCTCAAGCTATTGAATTCCAGTGCTTTACCTGATCATCATGTCCCAACAGATGACCAGAAGTTGATCAAGCTTTTGCAAGAGGAGCTCCGGAATTATGTAAGCATTTATCAAATCTATATCTCCTTGATGGTAGATGGTCTATGCCATGTAGATGTCTTATGAAAGTTTGTTTGTGAAATACTTCTATCAATATATATCGGCTAGAAATCCAGTAATTTCTGGCTGGAAGATAAGTTCTCAGGTTATCATTGTTATTCCAACATGTTATATAACCATACTTGATCATGATATATGTttatctcaagggaggatgtttACTGTCCTATTGGTTCTCGAAGCTGCAGGGCAGTCCAGATATGTTACCTATACGTTGGAAGTTCTATATTAGCACAGCTTGGTCACGTTTTTTCTCCTATCCGTAATTTCTAATTTTTCCATTCAATACAAAATGTAAATACAGTACTGTCTCAAGGGGTAACAGATGCCGCTAGTTAAATCATCCAATGTTGAAGTCTTCACATTAAGCATAAAAACCTGATTGGCGAGACAAAGAAAACATCCAAAGTGCAAAGGAAACTGACAGATAGGATAGATGTTCTCAAAGTTGTCATGCAGAAATAGGAAAAAACTGAGCAAGTGAATAATTATATTTATCAAAGCACTCTCAGTTTGTTACAGAATGCAGTGCTTTCTTAAATTTTGTTACAGATGTTGTATCAGTTTTGCATGATGAGGTGgttcttaatttttttattgatgCCTATATCTCTCAATTTTAACCCACTATGCAAGTTCCTAAACCTCACTTTAACCCATATGATTATAT
This genomic interval carries:
- the LOC120672085 gene encoding DNA repair RAD52-like protein 1, mitochondrial; protein product: MAPGALARLLLRRAPTPRLARPFAAKARASRRLQEPEVPSEEEDNFAGGEVAAPTEGISKPLAEVLKELGKRVPDSLVKTRVEDNGFAIKYIPWHIVNKILNIHAPEWSGEVRSIVYSSDRKSVSVVYRVTLHGTDAEIYREATGTASVDDTNYGDPVQKAEAMAFRRACARLGLGLHLYHEDMS